Proteins encoded within one genomic window of Lysinibacillus louembei:
- a CDS encoding DUF4870 domain-containing protein, with product MEDKWSKVIIHASAFFAPVLVPILFFLISSDEVVKRLSIQALLFQGVMWVLVTISGFLSFILIGIPFVIIFSIMLIVVPIIGIVKAINETPWSYPIVGNWV from the coding sequence ATGGAAGATAAATGGTCAAAAGTAATTATTCATGCAAGCGCATTTTTTGCGCCAGTATTAGTGCCAATTTTGTTTTTCTTAATTAGTTCAGATGAGGTCGTAAAACGTTTATCGATACAAGCACTATTGTTCCAAGGCGTGATGTGGGTGCTAGTTACAATTTCCGGATTTTTATCGTTCATTTTAATCGGTATTCCATTTGTAATTATTTTCTCCATTATGCTAATTGTTGTGCCGATAATCGGTATTGTGAAAGCAATTAATGAAACACCCTGGAGCTATCCGATTGTTGGTAACTGGGTATAG
- a CDS encoding DUF779 domain-containing protein — translation MVERVTATELALELIHLLTERHGPIMFHQSGGCCDGSSPMCYPQGDLFLGDQDILLGEIGGAPFYIHKNQFEYWKHTQLIIDVVEGRGGMFSLEGVEGKRFLTRSRVFTQEEQQQLNMEQ, via the coding sequence ATGGTTGAACGTGTAACAGCGACAGAGTTAGCACTTGAGCTAATCCACTTATTAACGGAGCGTCATGGCCCTATTATGTTCCATCAATCAGGAGGATGCTGTGATGGCTCTTCCCCGATGTGTTATCCGCAAGGCGATTTATTTTTAGGTGACCAAGATATATTGCTTGGTGAGATTGGCGGCGCACCGTTTTATATACACAAAAATCAATTTGAGTATTGGAAGCATACACAGCTCATTATTGATGTGGTAGAAGGACGTGGGGGGATGTTTTCGTTAGAAGGTGTGGAAGGTAAACGCTTTTTGACAAGGTCGCGTGTATTTACACAGGAGGAACAGCAGCAATTGAATATGGAGCAATAA
- a CDS encoding ABC transporter ATP-binding protein codes for MSTLLKVDGLGIQFGGLKAVQNVNMYMDQGELIGLIGPNGAGKTTTFNMLTGVYAPTEGTITFGGKQIQGLDPYKVTRGGISRTFQNIRLFKELSVLDNVKVANHSLANHNILSSIFRLPKHFSGEAKMEQESLAFLKIFGLDVYKDELSKNLPYGMQRRLEIARALAAGPKLLLLDEPAAGMNPQETKELMDLIAFIRKEFNLTILLIEHDMSLVMGICERIYVLDHGQLIAEGSPAEIRSNPKVIEAYLGEEVTE; via the coding sequence ATGAGTACACTTCTTAAAGTAGACGGTTTAGGTATTCAATTTGGTGGTTTAAAGGCTGTACAGAACGTTAATATGTATATGGATCAGGGTGAGCTTATTGGTTTAATTGGACCGAATGGAGCGGGGAAAACAACGACATTTAATATGTTAACAGGTGTGTATGCGCCGACAGAAGGTACAATTACGTTTGGCGGTAAGCAAATTCAAGGGCTAGACCCATATAAAGTAACGCGCGGTGGGATTAGTCGTACATTCCAAAATATTCGTTTATTTAAAGAGCTCTCAGTATTAGACAATGTAAAAGTAGCGAACCATTCTTTAGCAAATCACAATATTTTATCCTCTATTTTCCGTCTACCAAAGCATTTTTCAGGTGAGGCAAAAATGGAGCAGGAGTCGCTAGCCTTTTTAAAGATTTTCGGCTTAGACGTATATAAGGATGAGCTATCGAAAAACTTGCCATATGGGATGCAGCGTCGCTTAGAAATTGCACGTGCATTAGCGGCGGGTCCGAAGCTTTTGCTACTAGATGAGCCAGCAGCAGGGATGAACCCGCAAGAAACGAAGGAATTAATGGATCTCATTGCCTTTATCCGAAAAGAATTTAATTTAACGATTTTATTAATTGAACACGATATGAGCTTAGTTATGGGCATTTGCGAACGCATTTATGTGCTAGACCATGGTCAGCTTATTGCGGAAGGGTCACCAGCAGAAATTCGTTCAAATCCAAAGGTAATAGAGGCGTATTTAGGAGAGGAGGTAACGGAATAA
- a CDS encoding acyl-CoA thioesterase has translation MGNAVPMSYSRTIQTRLVLPPDTNHHGSIFGGRVLAYIDEIAAIASMKHAKGDVVTASIDSVDFVSPAYVGDVLELEGIVTSTGRTSMEIYVRVVTHNLKTREERLTTESFVTMVAVDAEGKPREVVGVYPETEAEKRLFETAPKRREYRKAKRALQY, from the coding sequence ATGGGAAATGCCGTACCGATGAGTTATTCACGTACAATTCAAACACGACTTGTGCTACCACCCGATACAAACCATCATGGCTCCATTTTTGGTGGTCGTGTGTTAGCTTATATTGATGAAATTGCTGCTATTGCATCAATGAAGCATGCAAAGGGAGATGTTGTTACAGCTTCGATTGATTCAGTTGATTTTGTTTCCCCAGCTTATGTAGGAGATGTTTTAGAGCTAGAAGGCATTGTCACATCAACAGGACGTACATCAATGGAAATTTATGTGCGCGTTGTGACACACAATTTAAAAACACGTGAGGAGCGTTTAACAACGGAATCCTTCGTTACGATGGTAGCGGTAGATGCAGAAGGGAAGCCGAGAGAGGTTGTAGGTGTGTACCCAGAAACGGAGGCGGAGAAACGCCTATTCGAAACTGCACCGAAGCGTAGAGAATATCGTAAAGCAAAGCGTGCATTGCAATATTAA
- a CDS encoding ABC transporter ATP-binding protein, which produces MLKINDIDVYYGNIQALKGISLEVNEGEIVTLIGANGAGKSTLLKTISGLLKPKKGSIEYLGSAIDGKAAQSIVKAGISHVPEGRRVFANMTVEENLELGAYLRKDRDGIKKDMEHVYELFPRLFERHKQLSGTLSGGEQQMLAMGRALMAKPKLILMDEPSMGLAPLMVKNIFNIIEMVNKEGVTVLLVEQNAHMALSVAHRAYVLETGKIVLSGSAKELQESEEVKAAYLGGL; this is translated from the coding sequence ATGCTGAAAATCAATGATATCGACGTATACTATGGTAATATTCAAGCATTAAAGGGCATCTCCTTAGAAGTAAATGAAGGTGAGATTGTAACGTTAATTGGAGCAAACGGTGCAGGCAAAAGCACGCTATTAAAAACAATATCCGGCTTGCTTAAGCCGAAAAAAGGCTCCATTGAATACTTAGGGTCAGCAATTGATGGAAAAGCAGCACAATCAATTGTAAAGGCGGGTATTTCGCATGTTCCAGAGGGACGACGCGTATTCGCAAATATGACAGTAGAGGAAAACTTAGAGCTAGGCGCTTATTTACGTAAAGATCGAGATGGTATTAAAAAAGACATGGAGCACGTATATGAGCTGTTCCCACGCCTTTTCGAGCGTCATAAGCAGCTATCGGGCACGCTGTCAGGCGGTGAACAGCAAATGCTCGCGATGGGACGCGCCTTAATGGCAAAGCCAAAGCTTATTTTAATGGATGAGCCATCGATGGGGCTCGCACCTTTAATGGTAAAAAATATTTTCAATATTATTGAGATGGTAAATAAAGAAGGTGTGACGGTGTTATTAGTTGAGCAAAACGCACATATGGCATTGTCTGTAGCACATCGAGCATATGTATTAGAAACAGGAAAAATCGTATTATCTGGCTCGGCAAAAGAGTTGCAGGAGAGCGAAGAGGTAAAAGCAGCTTATCTCGGTGGATTGTAA
- a CDS encoding UvrB/UvrC motif-containing protein: protein MICEHCKQRHASVTVTTVQNGQTVEKHYCDHCASKFHPFQTEIQEEPVALHQLISNWFGVPMWKNAQTEEKKTTQNACPSCGFTYRQFLKQGKFGCAECYSTFREQLPPVLSRLQAGTKHTGKSVAVSVEQLKQKIEEIRQQMQYAIEEERFEDAAKMRDEIKSIQHKLDAGGVDV from the coding sequence ATGATTTGTGAGCATTGTAAACAGAGACACGCCTCTGTCACAGTGACAACAGTACAAAATGGGCAAACAGTCGAAAAGCATTATTGCGACCATTGTGCCTCGAAATTCCATCCATTTCAAACAGAAATACAGGAAGAGCCTGTAGCGTTACACCAGCTTATTTCAAACTGGTTTGGTGTACCGATGTGGAAAAATGCACAGACGGAAGAAAAAAAGACGACACAAAACGCATGCCCATCATGCGGCTTCACATACCGCCAATTTTTAAAGCAAGGGAAATTCGGCTGTGCAGAGTGCTACAGTACATTCCGAGAGCAATTGCCACCAGTGCTTAGTCGCTTACAGGCAGGGACTAAGCATACAGGTAAATCTGTAGCGGTTAGCGTGGAGCAGCTAAAACAAAAAATAGAGGAAATACGTCAGCAAATGCAGTATGCCATTGAAGAAGAACGCTTTGAGGACGCCGCAAAAATGAGAGATGAAATAAAATCAATTCAGCATAAGCTTGATGCTGGAGGTGTAGATGTATGA
- the adh gene encoding aldehyde dehydrogenase — MVYAFPNTEGALIHFKERYDNYIGGKWTPPTKGQYFDNPTPVTGKVFTQVARSTEEDIELALDAAHAAKDAWGSTSPTERSNILLKIADRMEANLEMLAVAETWENGKAVRETLNADIPLAIDHFRYFAGVIRAQEGSLSQIDNNTVAYHFHEPIGVVGQIIPWNFPILMATWKLAPALAAGNCVVLKPAEQTPVSILVVMELIEDLLPPGVVNIVNGFGLEAGKPLASSTRIGKIAFTGETTTGRLIMQYASQNIIPVTLELGGKSPNIFFEDIMAQDDEFLDKAVEGFVMFALNQGEVCTCPSRALIQESIYEPFMERVLKRVEAIKTGNPLDPNTMMGAQASTEQMEKILSYLDIGKQEGAECLIGGARNELDTDFTDGYYIQPTVFKGDNKMRIFQEEIFGPVVAVTTFKTKEEALEIANDTLYGLGSGIWTRDMNTAYRFGRGIQAGRVWTNCYHQYPAHAAFGGYKMSGIGRENHKMMLSHYQQTKNLLVSYDPNRAGFF; from the coding sequence ATGGTATATGCATTTCCGAACACAGAAGGGGCATTAATTCATTTTAAAGAACGTTATGACAACTATATTGGAGGCAAATGGACACCACCTACGAAAGGGCAATATTTCGATAATCCAACACCTGTAACAGGCAAGGTATTCACACAGGTGGCACGCTCTACAGAAGAGGATATTGAGCTAGCGCTTGATGCAGCACATGCGGCAAAAGATGCATGGGGAAGCACATCGCCAACAGAGCGCAGCAATATTTTATTGAAAATAGCTGACCGTATGGAAGCAAATCTTGAAATGCTGGCAGTAGCTGAGACTTGGGAGAATGGGAAAGCCGTACGTGAAACGTTAAATGCAGATATTCCGTTAGCAATTGACCATTTCCGTTATTTTGCAGGCGTTATTCGGGCACAGGAAGGCTCATTAAGCCAAATTGATAACAATACAGTCGCTTATCATTTCCATGAGCCAATTGGTGTAGTAGGACAAATTATCCCTTGGAACTTCCCAATTTTAATGGCGACATGGAAGCTTGCGCCTGCACTTGCAGCTGGGAACTGTGTTGTATTAAAGCCAGCGGAGCAAACGCCAGTATCCATTTTAGTAGTGATGGAATTGATTGAAGACTTATTACCACCAGGCGTAGTGAATATTGTAAACGGTTTCGGCTTAGAAGCAGGGAAGCCACTTGCATCAAGCACACGCATTGGCAAAATTGCCTTTACAGGTGAAACGACAACGGGACGTTTAATTATGCAATATGCATCGCAAAATATTATTCCTGTAACGCTTGAATTGGGTGGAAAATCACCGAATATTTTCTTCGAGGATATTATGGCGCAGGATGATGAATTTTTAGATAAGGCAGTTGAAGGCTTTGTTATGTTCGCATTAAACCAAGGCGAAGTATGTACATGTCCATCACGTGCCTTAATTCAGGAGTCGATTTATGAGCCATTTATGGAGCGTGTATTGAAGCGTGTAGAGGCGATTAAAACAGGTAATCCGCTCGACCCGAATACGATGATGGGCGCACAAGCCTCTACAGAGCAGATGGAAAAAATCCTTTCTTACTTAGATATTGGGAAGCAAGAAGGTGCGGAATGTCTAATTGGTGGCGCACGTAATGAGTTAGACACTGACTTTACAGATGGCTATTATATTCAGCCAACTGTGTTTAAAGGCGATAACAAAATGCGCATTTTCCAAGAGGAGATTTTCGGACCTGTTGTAGCTGTTACGACATTTAAAACGAAGGAAGAGGCGCTAGAAATAGCGAATGACACATTATATGGTTTAGGCTCAGGTATTTGGACACGTGATATGAATACGGCATATCGTTTCGGTCGTGGCATCCAAGCGGGACGTGTTTGGACGAACTGCTATCACCAATATCCAGCACATGCGGCATTTGGTGGTTATAAAATGTCAGGTATTGGACGAGAAAACCATAAAATGATGTTAAGTCACTACCAGCAAACGAAAAACTTATTAGTGAGCTATGACCCGAATCGAGCAGGCTTCTTCTAA
- a CDS encoding acyltransferase — MKFYKGRLKYVIPLSAVVGVSSTMMVFNRYEDVPSLHKFLIIVGAVVFSAIISYFLFPQAGDNPDDRGPY; from the coding sequence ATGAAATTTTATAAAGGGCGTTTAAAATATGTTATTCCACTCTCGGCAGTTGTAGGTGTTTCATCAACAATGATGGTGTTTAATAGATATGAAGATGTACCCTCATTACATAAGTTTTTAATTATTGTAGGGGCTGTTGTTTTTTCGGCAATTATTTCTTATTTTCTATTCCCGCAAGCTGGTGATAATCCAGACGATAGAGGTCCATACTAA
- the rluF gene encoding 23S rRNA pseudouridine(2604) synthase RluF → MRINKFLAETGTVSRRGADKWIEEGRITINGELATIGSQVQDGDIVCVDGKPVAKEEQLVYIALNKPVGITSTTEKHIKGNVVDFVNHPLRIFHIGRLDKDSEGLLLLTNDGDIVNEILRAEHHHEKEYVVQVDKPITDKFLQQMAAGVDILDTTTLPCRVEKISSNVFKIILEQGLNRQIRRMCSALGYSVKRLQRIRIMNIHLGNLKVGQWRDLTEQERKELFKHLNYKKS, encoded by the coding sequence ATGCGTATTAATAAATTTTTAGCAGAAACAGGTACAGTATCGCGACGCGGTGCAGATAAATGGATTGAAGAAGGACGAATTACAATTAATGGAGAGCTTGCTACGATTGGTAGCCAAGTACAGGATGGTGATATTGTTTGCGTAGATGGCAAGCCCGTTGCCAAGGAAGAGCAGCTTGTTTACATTGCGCTCAACAAGCCCGTTGGCATTACAAGCACAACCGAAAAGCATATTAAAGGCAATGTTGTCGATTTTGTTAATCACCCATTGCGCATTTTCCATATCGGCCGTTTAGATAAAGATTCAGAAGGTTTGTTATTATTAACAAATGATGGCGATATCGTCAACGAGATTTTGCGTGCTGAACACCACCACGAAAAGGAATACGTTGTGCAAGTAGATAAACCAATTACAGATAAATTTTTGCAGCAGATGGCAGCAGGTGTCGATATTTTAGATACGACAACTTTACCTTGTCGTGTTGAAAAAATATCAAGCAATGTATTCAAAATTATTTTAGAGCAAGGCTTAAATCGCCAAATTCGCCGCATGTGCTCAGCGCTTGGCTATTCTGTTAAGCGACTACAGCGTATTCGCATTATGAATATTCACTTAGGCAACTTAAAGGTTGGACAGTGGCGTGATTTAACAGAGCAGGAGCGAAAGGAATTATTCAAGCATCTAAATTACAAAAAGTCGTAG
- a CDS encoding globin-coupled sensor protein, translating to MANWFTKKTTEQTTFFETSKYVQQVQLDVHNYPDLVKQLQLLNLTTEDLAILKQLQPLAKDLVPTMVEQFYSAISLQSNLVSIIQANSQIDRLKKTLTKHLNDIFDSQINTAYIEERKVIAHVHVRIGLKSKWYIASFQSLMSTFIAFINDLNMSKNDCIRAINAFSKIINFEQQLVIEAYENEEERIRLELEASKHALINTLQGTSEELSATSDETSASLQTISHQAEGISSATEQGLAFVAETEEKSNLGKSHLETQTRLMNTILTGVETLEASMAALRTSSQKISEIVGLVTGIADQTNLLALNASIEAARAGEHGKGFAVVADEVRKLAEETKTAVQNVAHLIKETENNILTMASSVQGVDSQVQQTVETQQNLAASFTSITEAVSGIKQQYMNTNNDIRTISNLIAELTEASATVAASSDELLQIVTKINVLED from the coding sequence ATGGCGAATTGGTTTACAAAAAAGACTACTGAACAAACAACTTTTTTTGAAACATCAAAATATGTACAACAAGTTCAACTAGATGTTCATAATTACCCTGATTTAGTGAAACAACTACAATTGCTTAATTTGACAACAGAGGACTTGGCTATTTTGAAGCAATTGCAGCCACTTGCTAAAGATTTAGTTCCTACAATGGTTGAGCAATTTTATAGTGCAATTAGCTTACAATCGAATTTAGTATCGATTATACAAGCAAATTCACAAATCGACCGTTTAAAGAAAACTTTAACAAAGCATTTAAATGATATTTTTGACAGTCAAATTAACACTGCCTATATAGAGGAGCGCAAAGTTATCGCACATGTTCATGTACGAATTGGCTTGAAGTCAAAATGGTATATCGCTTCATTCCAGTCATTAATGTCGACATTTATCGCATTTATTAATGACTTAAACATGTCTAAAAATGACTGCATTCGAGCTATCAATGCATTCTCAAAAATAATTAATTTTGAACAGCAGCTTGTTATCGAAGCTTATGAAAATGAGGAAGAGCGCATCCGCCTAGAGCTGGAAGCATCAAAGCACGCTTTAATCAACACGCTACAAGGGACTTCCGAAGAGCTTAGTGCGACAAGTGATGAAACATCAGCATCATTACAAACTATTTCTCATCAAGCAGAAGGAATTAGCTCCGCTACTGAGCAAGGCTTAGCCTTCGTAGCAGAAACTGAGGAGAAATCAAATTTAGGAAAAAGTCATCTTGAAACGCAAACTCGTTTAATGAATACCATCTTAACAGGTGTGGAAACATTAGAGGCATCAATGGCAGCTTTACGTACATCTTCTCAAAAAATTTCAGAAATCGTTGGACTTGTAACAGGCATTGCAGATCAAACGAATTTACTAGCATTGAACGCATCCATCGAGGCAGCACGTGCAGGTGAGCATGGTAAAGGCTTTGCTGTTGTAGCAGATGAAGTAAGAAAATTGGCAGAAGAAACAAAAACAGCCGTTCAAAATGTAGCACACCTAATAAAAGAAACAGAAAACAATATTTTAACAATGGCTAGCTCAGTACAAGGCGTCGACTCGCAAGTACAGCAAACGGTTGAAACACAGCAAAATCTTGCCGCATCATTTACTTCTATTACTGAGGCGGTATCAGGCATTAAACAGCAATATATGAACACAAACAATGATATCCGCACAATTTCAAATTTAATCGCAGAGTTAACAGAGGCATCAGCAACTGTTGCTGCTTCCTCCGATGAATTATTGCAAATTGTAACGAAAATTAACGTGTTAGAAGACTAA
- a CDS encoding CtsR family transcriptional regulator, whose product MRNISDIIEGYLKQVLELSEQEHIEIKRSELADKFQCVPSQINYVINTRFTAERGYLVESKRGGGGYIRILRVEIHSKAALIDDMMAQVGDAVTQQAVEHMVYRLIDEEIITKREAKLILAAIDRSTLALPLPLRDQVRAYIVKAMFITLKYDNK is encoded by the coding sequence GTGCGGAATATATCTGATATTATAGAAGGTTATTTGAAACAAGTTCTCGAATTAAGTGAGCAGGAGCATATTGAAATTAAACGTAGCGAGCTTGCAGATAAATTTCAATGCGTTCCGTCTCAAATCAATTACGTTATTAATACAAGGTTTACAGCAGAAAGAGGTTATTTAGTAGAAAGTAAGCGTGGTGGCGGTGGCTATATTCGCATTTTGCGTGTTGAAATTCATTCGAAGGCAGCGCTGATCGACGATATGATGGCACAGGTTGGTGATGCCGTGACACAGCAGGCTGTTGAGCATATGGTATATCGTTTAATAGATGAGGAAATCATTACAAAGCGAGAGGCAAAGCTTATATTAGCTGCGATTGATCGTTCAACATTAGCATTACCGTTACCACTACGTGACCAAGTTCGTGCATATATAGTAAAGGCGATGTTTATTACGTTGAAATACGACAATAAATAA
- a CDS encoding protein arginine kinase yields the protein MNIEHFLKQAPKCMMGNGEDSDIVMTTRIRLARNMANTRFPLSFSQQEANEVQEKLMKALLMPQEQLNFSYFRMADLSPLERQLLVEKHLISPYLAKHKEVAAVFLSGDESTSVMVNEEDHVRIQVLSAGLQLMETYERASELDDRLGKQVSYAYDEQFGYLTSCPTNVGTGLRASIMMHLPALTMSKQMNVLIQMMTRLGMVVRGIYGEGSENLGNIYQISNQVTLGKSEREILDELQKVVEQIIEKERNARKKLLERAHVTLDDRVNRALGTLRYARVLTSEEAATCLSNVRLGVDLKLIQGISPSSLNECVMFIQPGFVQQYAGTVLDAVDRDIYRAKYVQEKLGEDRLTTGEKGEETYDV from the coding sequence ATGAATATCGAGCATTTTTTAAAGCAAGCGCCTAAATGCATGATGGGAAATGGCGAAGATTCCGATATCGTCATGACAACACGCATTCGGCTTGCTAGAAACATGGCGAATACACGCTTTCCGCTCAGCTTCTCACAGCAAGAAGCAAACGAAGTACAAGAGAAGCTTATGAAAGCGCTCTTGATGCCGCAGGAGCAATTAAATTTTTCTTATTTCCGAATGGCTGATTTATCACCATTGGAGCGCCAATTGTTAGTAGAGAAACATTTGATTAGCCCCTATTTAGCAAAGCATAAAGAGGTAGCCGCCGTCTTTTTATCGGGGGACGAATCGACAAGTGTCATGGTCAACGAAGAGGATCATGTACGTATCCAAGTATTAAGCGCAGGCTTACAGCTAATGGAAACATATGAGCGAGCAAGTGAGCTAGATGATCGCTTAGGGAAGCAAGTAAGCTATGCATATGATGAGCAATTCGGCTATTTAACGAGCTGCCCGACAAATGTCGGTACAGGGTTGCGAGCATCCATTATGATGCATTTACCAGCGCTGACAATGTCGAAGCAAATGAATGTCCTTATCCAAATGATGACACGTTTAGGTATGGTCGTGCGTGGTATATATGGAGAGGGCAGTGAAAATTTAGGCAATATTTATCAAATCTCAAATCAAGTAACGTTAGGGAAATCTGAGCGTGAAATTTTAGATGAACTGCAAAAGGTTGTTGAACAAATTATTGAGAAGGAACGCAATGCACGCAAAAAATTGCTAGAGCGTGCACATGTCACATTGGATGACCGTGTCAATCGAGCACTTGGAACATTGCGCTATGCGCGTGTATTAACGAGTGAGGAAGCTGCGACATGTTTATCAAATGTTCGATTAGGTGTCGATTTGAAGCTTATTCAAGGAATCTCGCCGAGCAGTTTAAATGAATGCGTCATGTTTATTCAGCCAGGCTTTGTTCAGCAATATGCAGGTACTGTGCTCGATGCGGTAGACCGCGATATATATCGGGCAAAATATGTCCAAGAAAAATTGGGTGAAGATCGTTTAACTACAGGTGAAAAAGGAGAGGAAACATATGATGTTTAA
- a CDS encoding DUF6904 family protein — protein sequence MLTIQPTPLLTGARISGDYWDIDQLINAIYHITGDAKRYYDYQGARGRILNVCYKLRQATKGEHHIEYIANGINRGIQIKQKKMIPEKNIYFSVDILWPELLFTAIALNDFIRLHQELIDDAQWNQHIAAVRHFQALVADNLPELIGEEHYAIFLHVLNEKTACYFRYATQYVDVLNLEYLALSQEERAAHLSAFAIRLVVEGEDYQILLAQLMQAAKETKLALHELQISLKYPEFIDW from the coding sequence ATGCTCACAATTCAACCAACACCATTACTAACAGGCGCTCGTATTAGCGGCGATTACTGGGATATTGACCAGCTCATAAATGCTATTTACCACATTACAGGCGATGCCAAGCGCTATTACGACTATCAAGGCGCTCGAGGTCGCATTTTAAACGTCTGCTATAAACTTCGGCAAGCGACAAAAGGTGAGCACCATATTGAATATATTGCAAACGGTATTAATCGCGGCATACAAATAAAGCAAAAAAAGATGATTCCTGAAAAAAATATTTATTTCAGTGTCGATATTTTATGGCCAGAGCTACTTTTCACAGCAATCGCCTTAAATGACTTTATCCGTTTACACCAGGAGCTAATTGATGATGCTCAGTGGAATCAGCATATTGCAGCAGTACGCCATTTCCAAGCGCTCGTTGCAGATAATTTGCCTGAATTGATTGGTGAGGAGCATTACGCAATTTTTCTACATGTGTTAAATGAAAAGACAGCATGCTATTTCCGCTATGCTACACAGTATGTAGATGTGCTCAACCTTGAATATTTAGCTTTGTCACAGGAGGAACGGGCAGCCCATCTTTCTGCCTTTGCGATTCGTTTAGTCGTAGAGGGTGAGGACTATCAAATATTGTTAGCTCAGCTTATGCAAGCCGCAAAGGAAACAAAGCTTGCGCTACATGAGCTACAAATCTCGTTGAAATATCCAGAATTTATTGATTGGTAG